Part of the Deinococcota bacterium genome, CCAGCTTGATCCGCGTGGCGGCGCGGGTGATCTTGCGGGTGACGAAGGTCTCGCCGCGGCGCTCGGACTCATGGTTGAAGAGGATGCCGTTGCAGGCGAAGAGCCCGTAGGCCTCGCGGTAGTTCACCGTCTGCCAGTAGGCGTAGACCTTGGCGGCCGCGTAAGGCGAGCGCGGATAGAACGGCGTCCTCTCGGACTGCGGCGGCGGCGAGGCGCCGAACATCTCCGAGGTGCCGGCTTGGTAAAAGCGCAGCTCGTTGCCCGTCCGCCCGCAGTAGTCGCGGATGGCCTCGAGCAGCCTGAGCGCGCCCAGGGCGTCGATATCGACGGTGTACTCCGGCTGTTGAAACGACACCGCGACGTGCGACTGCGCGCCCAGGTTGTAGACCTCGTCGGGCTCGACCTCTTCTAGCACACGGCGCAGGCCCGTGCCGTCGGCCAGGTCGCCGTAGTGAAGGAACATGGTGGCCTCGGGCCGGTGCGGGTCCAGGTAGAGGTGATCGATGCGGTCGGTGTTGAAGGTCGAAGCCCGGCGGATGATGCCGTGCACCTCGTAGCCCTTCCGCTGCAACAGCTCCGTCAGGTAGGAGCCATCCTGACCGGTGATCCCGGTGATCAAGGCCCTTTTCATCGGTCCCGAAGCCTCACGGCCTCAGCGTCCGAACGCTTGCGGCCATGACCGCCCTCGGGGCTGGCTGGCCTAGCCGCGGACCGTAGTGGCGCGTCTCCTGGTAGCTGGTCTTTCACTGCGTGTACCTCCGAACCCTTGGCTGTGTGACTAGCTGGGTGATTAGCCGGGTGACTAGCTGGGTGACTAGCTGGGTAACGAATTGTATCGTGAGGGACGTACCGCCGGCGTCCCACCCGGTCGTTCTGGAGCGCGCTGAACCAGGCGGCCGTTTCCTTTACGCCCTCACTCACCGTGTGGGGCAAGGGCCCACACACCGCTTCCGTGTCGCTCAGGTCAAAGGTGTACTCCGTCAGCACGTTGTTGAGGCGAAACGAGTTGAAGGGAAAACTGCTGTAGCCCAGCGCGTTGATCGCATCTCCCATCCTGGCGGCGGCTCTGACCAAGGTCTCGGGGTAGGTCTTGATCGGCTTGGCCCCGAACTCGCGCTGAAAGGCGTCGGCCCAGGCGCGCAGCGACAGCGGCTCGTAGTCGGCCAGATAGAAGACCCTTCGCTGTATCTCCTCGGCAGGCGCCGCCAACATCCGCTGGTACTGATAGACGATGTTGCCGACATAACCGTAGGACTTGTAGAGCGGCCTCCTGCCGACATGGAAATATCCGCCCCTTTGGATCATCCCCAAGAACTTCTGGTAGTGCGGCAGCATGCCCGGCCCCCACACGGTCGTGGGCCGCAGCAGGCACCATTCGCGGCCGGCGCCGTCCGAACCGCGCACGAGCTTTTCGGTGAGCACCTTGCTCTCGCCGTAGAGGGTGCTGGGCGCGTAGTCCTGGTCGTGTCGCGGCAGGTAGCCGACGCCGCAGACGAGCTGCGACGAGGTGAAGAGGGCGCGGCGCACCGCGGGCGTCTCCCGGATTGCCGCGAGCAGGTTCTCCACGCCCACCGTGTTGGCCGCGTAGCCGCCGATATTCACCTTCTCGTCCAGGTCGG contains:
- the gmd gene encoding GDP-mannose 4,6-dehydratase, which gives rise to MKRALITGITGQDGSYLTELLQRKGYEVHGIIRRASTFNTDRIDHLYLDPHRPEATMFLHYGDLADGTGLRRVLEEVEPDEVYNLGAQSHVAVSFQQPEYTVDIDALGALRLLEAIRDYCGRTGNELRFYQAGTSEMFGASPPPQSERTPFYPRSPYAAAKVYAYWQTVNYREAYGLFACNGILFNHESERRGETFVTRKITRAATRIKLGLQDKLYLGNLEAKRDWGHAEDYVEAMWLMLQQDEADDYVIATGESYAVRDFVQRVFDRLELDWQAHVEVDPRYFRPTEVEYLWGDSSKVQAKLGWRPKVTIDQLVARMVAHDLELARQERTLTDAGHAVAPRGVANG
- a CDS encoding NAD(P)-dependent oxidoreductase — protein: MRVLVTGSSGFIGSHLLERLLAEGHTALGLDHKPPVNPAHEAHVERCDLLERAGLTYLVSAFAPEAVIHLAARTDLDEKVNIGGYAANTVGVENLLAAIRETPAVRRALFTSSQLVCGVGYLPRHDQDYAPSTLYGESKVLTEKLVRGSDGAGREWCLLRPTTVWGPGMLPHYQKFLGMIQRGGYFHVGRRPLYKSYGYVGNIVYQYQRMLAAPAEEIQRRVFYLADYEPLSLRAWADAFQREFGAKPIKTYPETLVRAAARMGDAINALGYSSFPFNSFRLNNVLTEYTFDLSDTEAVCGPLPHTVSEGVKETAAWFSALQNDRVGRRRYVPHDTIRYPASHPASHPANHPASHTAKGSEVHAVKDQLPGDAPLRSAARPASPEGGHGRKRSDAEAVRLRDR